The sequence GCTTCTCCACCACACTCCTTGCACACTGTGGTAgcttcaccaccacactccttgcCCACTGTGGCAGCTTCTCCACCACACTCCTTGCCCACTGTGGCAgcttcaccaccacactccttgcCCACTGTGGCAgcttcaccaccacactccttgcCCACTGTGGCAgcttcaccaccacactccttgcCCACTGTGGCAgcttcaccaccacactccttgcCCACTGTGGCAGCTTCTCCACCACATGGCTCTCTTCCGCTTTAACACAAGGGTCCCGCCCTCTCACTCCAACAATGGCCTCACACAATTACTGCCTATATTGTGATCCATTTCCTAGCGACTGTGCCCCACAGATGGCCACGTTATGCATGCAATATTCAAATGGCTTTacgtaaacatataaatataagcttcacaGGTTTGTGTAGCAGGTGAGACAAAGTGTTGAATGGAGATTCCTTGCACTTTGTTTATTAAAGTGCCTTCGTGTCTTCATGGGCCTCAGagccctctcctcttccctcactcaccCTAAGACCTCAGAGAcgtcgaggagtcacaataacgtggctgaagaatgttgaccagaccacacactagaaggtgaagggacgacgacgtttcagtccgtcctggaccattctcaagtcgattcatcttgagaatggtccaggacggaccgaaacgtcgtcgtcccttcaccttctagtgtgtggtcgggtCAACACCTTAGAGTCGCCTTCCTTCTTCATCCTTGCCTCACCCTAAGGTCCCAGAGCCCC is a genomic window of Procambarus clarkii isolate CNS0578487 chromosome 8, FALCON_Pclarkii_2.0, whole genome shotgun sequence containing:
- the LOC138359497 gene encoding S-antigen protein-like — encoded protein: MKKEGDSKVLTRPHTRSGREPCGGEAATVGKECGGEAATVGKECGGEAATVGKECGGEAATVGKECGGEAATVGKECGGEAATVGKECGGEATTVCKECGGEAATVGKECGGEAATVGKECGGEATTVGKECGGEAATVGKECGGEAATVGKECGGEATTVGKEYGGEAATVGKECGREPTI